The following coding sequences lie in one Delphinus delphis chromosome 9, mDelDel1.2, whole genome shotgun sequence genomic window:
- the GPR37 gene encoding prosaposin receptor GPR37 produces MRAAGARLARTSRLLLLLLLKVSASLVLGSAPAPGNENCLGESCSPTLIQRRSRDAWGPENSAGDLLPTRAPREEAQEAAVRLAPSWDPPAARGGDPGAGRGAEASAAEPSGPPARPPGAWRWKGARSQKPPGTLGRGNPTALQLFLHTSEEKEKGPRGAGISGRSQEQSVRKEPGASDLYYWPRRAGKLQGSHHDPQPKTVNGPSGHEGRTIAPPGRALALNGSSLEGVHERGGPRRGNTTNPRLRLKNPFYPLTQESYGAYAVMCLSVVIFGTGIIGNLAVMCIVCHNYYMRSISNSLLANLAFWDFLIIFFCLPLVIFHELTKKWLLEDFSCKVVPYVEAASLGVTTFTLCALCIDRFRAATNVQMYYEMIENCSSTTAKLAVIWVGALLLALPEVVLRQLSKEDPGFSGRAPAERCVIKISPDLPDTIYVLALTYDSARLWWYFGCYFCLPTLFTITCSLVTARKIRKAEKACTRGNKRQIQLESQMNCTVVALTILYGFCIIPENICNIVTAYMATGVSQQTMDLLNIISQFLLFFKSCVTPVLLFCLCKPFSRAFMECCCCCCDDCVQKSSTVTSDDNDNEYTTELELSPFSTIRREMSTFASVGTHC; encoded by the exons ATGCGGGCCGCGGGCGCGCGTCTCGCCCGCACCTCGCGGCTGCTGCTTCTGCTACTGCTCAAGGTTTCCGCTTCTCTCGTCCTCGGGTCCGCCCCTGCGCCCGGGAACGAAAATTGTCTGGGGGAAAGCTGTTCACCTACACTGATACAGCGTCGCAGCAGGGACGCTTGGGGACCGGAAAATTCTGCAGGAGACCTTCTGCCAACCCGTGCGCCTAGGGAGGAGGCTCAGGAGGCAGCGGTGCGCTTGGCGCCTTCATGGGACCCACCCGCGGCCCGCGGCGGTGACCCAGGCGCGGGCAGAGGGGCGGAGGCGTCGGCAGCGGAGCCCTCGGGACCTCCAGCCAGACCACCTGGCGCCTGGAGGTGGAAAGGTGCCCGGAGTCAGAAGCCCCCGGGTACTTTGGGGAGAGGGAACCCCACGGCTCTCCAACTCTTCCTTCACACgtcagaggagaaggaaaagggtcCCAGAGGCGCTGGCATTTCTGGGCGCAGTCAGGAGCAGAGTGTGAGGAAGGAACCCGGAGCCAGCGACCTTTATTATTGGCCAAGGAGAGCCGGGAAACTCCAGGGTTCCCACCACGACCCCCAACCCAAGACGGTCAATGGACCGTCGGGGCACGAAGGGCGGACGATTGCACCCCCTGGCAGGGCTCTGGCTCTGAACGGGTCCTCCCTTGAAGGAGTTCACGAACGCGGGGGTCCTCGGCGGGGGAACACCACGAACCCGCGCTTGCGACTGAAGAACCCTTTCTACCCACTGACCCAGGAGTCCTACGGAGCCTATGCGGTCATGTGTTTGTCGGTGGTGATCTTCGGGACCGGCATCATAGGCAACCTGGCGGTGATGTGCatcgtgtgtcacaactactacATGAGGAGCATCTCCAACTCCCTCTTGGCCAACCTGGCCTTCTGGGACTTTCTCATCATCTTCTTCTGCCTTCCGCTCGTCATCTTTCATGAGCTGACCAAGAAGTGGCTGCTGGAGGACTTCTCCTGCAAGGTCGTGCCCTATGTAGAG GCTGCTTCTCTCGGAGTTACTACGTTCACCTTATGTGCTCTGTGTATAGACCGCTTCCGTGCGGCCACCAACGTCCAGATGTACTACGAAATGATAGAAAACTGTTCTTCCACAACCGCCAAACTTGCCGTTATATGGGTGGGTGCCCTCCTGTTGGCACTGCCGGAAGTGGTGCTCCGCCAGCTGAGCAAGGAGGACCCGGGCTTCAGCGGGCGCGCCCCCGCGGAACGCTGCGTCATCAAGATCTCCCCGGATCTCCCCGACACCATCTATGTTTTAGCCCTCACCTACGACAGCGCCAGACTCTGGTGGTACTTCGGCTGTTACTTCTGTTTGCCCACACTTTTCACCATCACCTGCTCTTTAGTGACTGCAAGGAAAATCCGCAAAGCCGAGAAAGCCTGTACCCGGGGGAATAAGCGGCAGATTCAGCTAGAAAGCCAGATGAACTGCACAGTCGTGGCTTTGACCATTTTATATGGATTTTGCATTATTCCTGAAAATATCTGCAACATTGTTACTGCTTACATGGCTACAGGGGTTTCCCAGCAGACAATGGACCTTCTTAATATCATCAGCCAGTTCCTTTTGTTCTTTAAGTCCTGTGTGACCCCTGTCCTACTTTTCTGTCTCTGCAAACCCTTTAGTCGGGCCTTTATggaatgctgctgctgctgttgtgaCGACTGCGTCCAGAAGTCTTCCACGGTGACCAGTGATGACAATGACAACGAATACACCACAGAACTGGAGCTCTCACCTTTCAGTACCATACGCCGGGAGATGTCCACGTTCGCGTCCGTTGGAACTCATTGCTGA